The following coding sequences lie in one Lolium perenne isolate Kyuss_39 chromosome 2, Kyuss_2.0, whole genome shotgun sequence genomic window:
- the LOC127332826 gene encoding uncharacterized protein: protein MEAVRASAAWVASRSSHVKVDMLEIEKAVDKIQGNVPKIEWDFEGIHYFDNGPLTVQYLFVLDALNFCFWPDKDLTYDNLASGLKLALEKDKTALDADRLKNYTGPQLRELLNWPRPLPIEEERVRLLHEVGLELERSFGGSAANLVKSAGNSAASLIELITRHFPGFRDHSLYKGHQVFLYKRAQIFVADLWGAFKGQNYGEFHDINSITIFADYIVPAVLRELGILKYESNLCCSIDSNREVVSGSEEEVEIRACSVHAVEKMRELINKKFGKQLLSIDLDLWLWSVGVQNMALSHHRTLSIYY, encoded by the exons ATGGAGGCCGTGCGCGCGTCGGCGGCGTGGGTCGCCAGCCGCTCCTCCCACGTCAAGGTCGACATGTTAG AGATTGAGAAGGCCGTGGACAAAATCCAGGGAAATGTTCCGAAAATTGAGTGGGATTTCGAAGGAATTCATTACTTCGACAATGGACCGCTCACCGTGCAGTACCTCTTTGTCTTGGATGCACTCAACTTCTGCTTCTGGCCAG ACAAGGACTTGACCTATGACAATTTGGCTTCTGGGCTTAAGTTAGCCTTAGAGAAAGATAAGACAGCACTTGATGCAGATCGTCTCAAGAACTACACTG GGCCCCAACTTAGAGAACTGCTGAACTGGCCGCGCCCACTGCCAATTGAGGAGGAAAGAGTCCGCCTTCTTCATGAG GTCGGTCTGGAGCTTGAAAGAAGCTTTGGAGGCTCCGCCGCTAATCTTGTGAAGTCTGCTGGAAACTCTGCTGCATCTCTAATTGAACTGATTACCCGTCATTTTCCAG GCTTCCGGGATCACTCACTTTACAAGGGACACCAGGTTTTCCTGTACAAGCGAGCCCAGATATTTGTCGCTGATTTGTGGGGTGCTTTCAAGGGACAAAACTATGGAGAGTTCCACGACATCAACTCCATCACCATATTTGCCGACTACATCGTTCCTGCAGTGCTGAGGGAGCTTGGCATACTGAAATACGAATCGAATCTATGCTGCTCGATTGACTCGAATAGGGAGGTAGTGTCTGGAAGCGAAGAGGAGGTGGAGATCCGTGCTTGTTCCGTTCATGCCGTTGAAAAAATGAGGGAGCTCATCAACAAAAAGTTTGGGAAGCAG CTTCTGAGCATTGACCTTGATCTCTGGCTCTGGTCGGTTGGCGTTCAGAACATGGCGCTGTCTCATCACCGCACCCTCTCCATTTACTACTGA